One segment of Geomonas ferrireducens DNA contains the following:
- the def gene encoding peptide deformylase produces the protein MAVKEIVTYPDPILKQVCAPVQAIDDEVKKLIEDLVDTMHAGPGSVGVAAPQIGVSMRVCVIDVSKNRHGKENNHGLLLMINPEIVAKSGAAVMREGCMSVPDYTGDVERATELTLRFTEPDGNVREFDASGFEAVAIQHEMDHLDGFLFLDRIASLKTGLFRRKNYK, from the coding sequence ATGGCAGTCAAAGAGATAGTTACCTACCCCGATCCCATTCTGAAGCAGGTCTGCGCCCCGGTGCAGGCCATAGACGATGAGGTCAAAAAACTCATCGAAGACCTGGTGGACACCATGCACGCCGGACCCGGTTCGGTCGGCGTCGCCGCGCCGCAGATCGGCGTGTCGATGCGGGTCTGCGTGATCGACGTCTCCAAGAACCGGCACGGCAAGGAGAACAACCACGGCCTGTTGCTGATGATCAACCCGGAGATCGTCGCGAAAAGCGGCGCCGCCGTGATGAGGGAAGGGTGCATGAGCGTCCCGGACTACACCGGCGACGTAGAGCGCGCCACCGAGCTCACCTTGCGCTTCACCGAACCTGACGGCAACGTGCGCGAGTTCGACGCCTCCGGTTTCGAGGCGGTCGCCATCCAGCACGAGATGGATCACCTGGACGGCTTTTTGTTCCTGGACCGTATCGCCTCGCTGAAGACCGGCCTGTTCAGGCGCAAGAACTACAAATAA
- a CDS encoding glycine cleavage system protein R produces MNLCRKPNLAHFAITIIGKDRTGIVADTSEVLYKLGCNVEDSSCTMLGGEFAMILIVAHEKPFSKKKLEEEFALKTAGTGLSAFVRALKDDEVCYQGPEGELCLISVYGSDKTGIVYRVTRELADRGVSITDLNTKLIGKPTDPVYVLVLEAALPQGLTVEDASALLEKLKKELSVEISVRLITPVSL; encoded by the coding sequence ATGAACCTTTGTCGCAAGCCCAACCTGGCTCATTTCGCCATCACCATCATCGGCAAGGACCGCACCGGCATCGTGGCGGACACCTCCGAGGTGTTGTACAAACTCGGCTGCAACGTCGAGGACTCCAGCTGCACCATGCTGGGGGGCGAGTTTGCCATGATCCTGATCGTCGCCCACGAGAAGCCCTTCTCCAAGAAGAAGCTCGAGGAGGAGTTCGCCCTCAAGACCGCGGGGACCGGCCTTTCCGCCTTCGTCCGCGCGCTGAAGGATGACGAGGTCTGCTACCAGGGGCCGGAAGGGGAGCTCTGCCTCATCTCGGTCTACGGCTCGGACAAGACGGGCATCGTCTACCGCGTCACCCGTGAACTTGCCGACCGTGGCGTGAGCATCACCGACCTCAACACGAAGCTGATCGGCAAGCCCACCGACCCGGTCTACGTGCTCGTGCTCGAGGCCGCGCTCCCGCAGGGGCTCACGGTGGAGGATGCGTCCGCCCTCCTGGAAAAACTGAAAAAGGAGTTGAGCGTAGAGATCTCGGTCCGTCTCATAACACCGGTCTCCCTCTGA
- a CDS encoding DNA translocase FtsK — protein sequence MTTEEKIEKKEKVTKEVKGMAFGAAGIFLFVALASYHGEDLSFNSVSTLTQTRNLGGRFGAELADFFLQLFGLASYIFPCNLIYLAYRSFTSDPVRWRRYKAVGFVLLVVSVAGLFAFNLQFTEFLGQRVPTGGFIGFQSSALLKRAFGTVGALLILLPMLAASAMLLSRFSFVLFANWWMTALKDSWEKSKQRRALARELASEKGAKEEKPRQHAAPVIKPPVVPPPVPAPVAKKEKKRDEKKSEPVQEAFDFIKAEGDFKTPPLSLLDPPPEGAKRQDKETLTMNARLMEKKLKDFGVEGEVVEICPGPVITMYEFSPGPGIKVSRIAGLSDDLTMALQAHSIRIVAPIPGKGVVGIELPNREREMVSLREIFNSEQFHKGKMKLPMALGKDIAGIPLVTDLAKMPHLLVAGATGSGKSVAINTMILSLLYTSTPTDVRIIMVDPKMLELSVYEGIPHLLLPVVTNPKKAALALKWAVEEMGRRYRLMSDKGVRNIDSYNRELEREEKEKAENLARETVVVEELVDEVEEHEDPEDMEAREAAIQAFLAKEDQLEHGHLPYIVVIVDELADLMMVAGREIEESIARLAQMARAAGIHLILATQRPSVDVITGLIKANFPARISFQVSSKIDSRTILDGNGAESLLGMGDMLFLPPGTSKMQRAHGAFVSDSEVQRVVEFLKKQGKPVYEKSILEMKASDEKGAGDEEEEVDERYDDALALVAEAKQASISMIQRRLRIGYNRAARIIEKMEQEGVIGPSDGTSKPREVFINKI from the coding sequence ATGACGACTGAAGAGAAGATCGAAAAGAAGGAAAAGGTTACCAAGGAAGTGAAGGGGATGGCCTTCGGCGCCGCCGGGATCTTCCTGTTCGTGGCGCTCGCCTCCTACCACGGCGAGGACCTCTCCTTCAACAGCGTCTCCACGCTCACCCAGACCCGGAACCTCGGGGGACGCTTCGGAGCCGAGCTGGCGGACTTCTTTCTGCAGCTTTTCGGGCTTGCCTCCTACATCTTCCCCTGCAACCTGATCTACCTGGCCTACCGCTCCTTCACCTCGGACCCGGTCCGCTGGCGGCGCTACAAGGCCGTAGGCTTCGTCCTGCTGGTGGTCTCGGTCGCGGGGCTTTTCGCCTTCAACCTGCAGTTCACCGAGTTCCTGGGGCAGCGCGTTCCGACCGGCGGCTTCATCGGCTTCCAAAGTTCCGCCCTCTTGAAGCGCGCCTTCGGCACGGTGGGGGCGCTCCTCATCCTCCTCCCGATGCTGGCGGCGAGCGCCATGTTGCTTTCGCGCTTCTCCTTCGTCCTCTTCGCCAACTGGTGGATGACGGCGCTGAAGGATAGCTGGGAAAAGAGCAAGCAGCGCCGGGCACTCGCGCGCGAGCTCGCCTCCGAGAAGGGGGCAAAAGAGGAGAAGCCGAGGCAGCACGCGGCACCGGTCATCAAGCCCCCCGTGGTGCCGCCGCCGGTTCCCGCGCCGGTAGCCAAGAAGGAGAAGAAGAGGGACGAGAAGAAGAGCGAGCCGGTGCAGGAGGCCTTCGATTTCATCAAGGCCGAAGGGGACTTCAAGACCCCGCCGCTTTCCCTGCTTGATCCTCCGCCCGAGGGGGCGAAGCGCCAGGACAAGGAAACGCTCACCATGAACGCGCGGCTCATGGAGAAAAAGCTGAAGGACTTCGGTGTGGAAGGGGAGGTGGTGGAGATCTGCCCCGGCCCGGTCATCACCATGTACGAGTTCTCCCCGGGCCCCGGCATCAAGGTAAGCCGCATCGCTGGCCTCTCCGACGACCTGACCATGGCGCTGCAGGCCCACTCGATCCGCATCGTCGCCCCGATTCCTGGCAAGGGGGTGGTCGGCATCGAGCTCCCGAACCGCGAGCGAGAGATGGTGTCGCTCCGGGAGATCTTCAACTCCGAGCAGTTCCACAAGGGGAAGATGAAGCTCCCGATGGCGCTCGGAAAAGACATCGCCGGCATCCCGCTCGTCACCGATCTCGCCAAGATGCCGCACCTGCTGGTCGCGGGGGCCACCGGCTCGGGTAAATCGGTCGCCATCAACACGATGATCCTGTCGCTTCTCTACACCTCGACCCCGACCGACGTGAGGATCATCATGGTCGACCCGAAGATGCTGGAGCTCTCGGTGTACGAGGGGATCCCGCACCTTTTGCTCCCGGTGGTCACCAACCCGAAGAAGGCGGCGCTCGCCCTCAAGTGGGCGGTCGAGGAGATGGGGCGGCGCTACCGGCTCATGTCGGACAAGGGGGTCAGGAACATCGACTCCTACAACCGCGAGTTGGAGCGGGAAGAGAAAGAAAAGGCGGAGAACCTGGCGCGCGAGACCGTGGTGGTCGAGGAACTCGTGGACGAGGTGGAAGAACACGAGGATCCGGAAGACATGGAAGCGCGCGAGGCGGCGATCCAGGCCTTCCTCGCCAAGGAAGACCAGCTGGAGCACGGCCATCTCCCCTACATCGTGGTCATCGTGGACGAGCTCGCCGACCTGATGATGGTCGCCGGGCGCGAGATCGAGGAGTCCATCGCGCGGCTCGCCCAGATGGCCCGCGCCGCCGGCATCCATTTGATCCTCGCGACGCAGCGCCCGTCCGTCGACGTCATCACCGGCCTCATCAAGGCGAACTTCCCGGCGAGGATCTCCTTCCAGGTCTCCTCGAAGATCGACTCGCGCACCATCCTGGACGGCAACGGCGCCGAGTCGCTGCTCGGCATGGGGGACATGCTCTTCCTGCCGCCGGGGACGTCGAAGATGCAGCGCGCCCACGGCGCCTTCGTCTCCGACTCCGAGGTGCAGCGCGTGGTCGAGTTCCTGAAGAAGCAGGGAAAGCCGGTCTACGAGAAGTCGATCCTCGAGATGAAGGCCTCCGACGAGAAGGGAGCGGGCGACGAGGAGGAAGAGGTGGACGAGCGCTACGACGACGCCCTGGCCCTGGTGGCTGAGGCGAAGCAGGCCTCGATCTCCATGATCCAGCGCCGCCTGAGGATCGGCTACAACCGCGCCGCCCGCATCATCGAGAAGATGGAGCAGGAAGGGGTGATCGGCCCCTCCGACGGCACCAGCAAGCCCCGCGAAGTTTTCATCAACAAGATCTAG
- a CDS encoding ribonuclease J — MEATSIESTGLKFVALGGLGEIGLNMAAFEYGEDIVIVDCGLMFPEPYMLGIDVVIPDIGYLLERADRIRAILLTHGHEDHIGALPYVLRDINPPIYGTALTLGFVKEKLKEFELDEKVDLRVVKPKDVIELGDFIVEFIRVAHSTVDGCALALTCPEGVVIHTGDFKIDQTPVDGELTDLTTFARYGQRGVLALFADSTNVEREGYTLSERVVGEAFDEIFPSCAGRVIVAAFSSNIHRVQQVVDAARKSGRKVLLNGRSMIANVQIARELGYLRVPDDVLMDLKELPRLPKEQVCMITTGSQGEPRSSLIRIAMDDHKQIKLERGDTVILSSRFIPGNEKTISDLMNHLYRRGAEVIHEKVSEVHVSGHASQEELKLVHNLVRPRFFVPVHGEYRHLVKHAQLAQKLGTPEKRCILAVNGDVVLFSGDEAAVVDHVNTGRVFVDGKGVGDVGNVVLKDRKHLSEDGMVVVIVGINQVSGEIIYGPDIVSRGFIFEDESQQYLDEAKKVVLDTLALVSCEALTDWSEVKLEVRRVLRRFFNKTIERRPVILPLVLEM, encoded by the coding sequence TTGGAAGCAACCAGTATCGAGAGTACCGGCCTGAAGTTCGTGGCGCTCGGAGGACTCGGCGAGATCGGCCTGAACATGGCGGCCTTCGAGTACGGCGAGGACATCGTCATCGTCGACTGCGGCCTCATGTTCCCGGAGCCGTACATGCTGGGGATCGACGTGGTGATCCCGGACATCGGCTACCTCCTGGAGCGGGCCGACCGCATCCGGGCCATCCTGCTCACGCACGGCCACGAGGACCACATCGGCGCGCTCCCCTACGTGCTGCGCGATATCAATCCCCCCATCTATGGCACCGCCCTCACCCTCGGCTTTGTGAAGGAGAAGCTCAAGGAGTTCGAACTGGACGAGAAGGTCGATCTCCGCGTGGTGAAGCCCAAGGACGTCATAGAGCTGGGCGATTTCATCGTGGAGTTCATCCGCGTCGCCCACTCCACGGTGGATGGTTGCGCCCTGGCCCTCACCTGCCCGGAGGGGGTGGTGATCCACACCGGCGACTTCAAGATCGACCAGACCCCGGTGGACGGAGAGCTCACCGATCTCACCACGTTCGCCCGTTACGGCCAAAGAGGTGTGCTCGCGCTCTTCGCCGATTCCACCAATGTGGAGCGCGAGGGGTACACCCTTTCGGAGCGGGTGGTGGGTGAGGCTTTCGACGAGATTTTCCCGAGCTGCGCGGGGCGCGTCATCGTCGCCGCCTTCTCTAGCAATATCCACCGTGTGCAGCAGGTGGTGGACGCGGCACGAAAGAGCGGCCGGAAGGTGCTTTTGAACGGCCGTTCCATGATCGCCAACGTGCAGATCGCCCGCGAACTAGGCTACTTGAGGGTCCCCGACGACGTCCTGATGGATCTGAAGGAGCTCCCGAGGCTCCCTAAAGAGCAGGTCTGCATGATCACCACCGGGAGCCAGGGGGAGCCCAGAAGCTCGCTGATCCGCATAGCGATGGACGATCACAAGCAGATCAAGCTGGAGCGGGGCGACACGGTGATCCTCTCCTCGCGTTTCATCCCGGGGAACGAGAAGACCATCTCGGATCTGATGAACCACCTCTACCGGCGCGGCGCCGAGGTGATCCACGAGAAGGTGTCCGAGGTGCACGTCTCGGGGCACGCAAGCCAGGAGGAGCTTAAGCTTGTGCACAACCTTGTGCGGCCCCGCTTCTTCGTCCCGGTGCACGGCGAGTACCGCCATCTCGTGAAGCACGCCCAACTGGCCCAAAAACTTGGCACACCTGAGAAGCGCTGCATCCTCGCGGTGAACGGCGACGTGGTGCTCTTCTCGGGAGACGAGGCTGCGGTCGTTGATCACGTGAACACGGGGCGGGTCTTCGTGGACGGCAAGGGAGTCGGCGACGTCGGCAACGTGGTCTTAAAGGACAGGAAGCATCTCTCCGAGGACGGCATGGTGGTAGTCATCGTCGGCATCAACCAGGTGAGCGGCGAGATCATCTACGGTCCGGACATCGTGTCGCGCGGCTTCATCTTCGAGGACGAGAGCCAGCAGTACCTGGACGAGGCTAAGAAGGTGGTGCTGGACACGCTCGCCCTGGTGAGCTGCGAGGCGCTCACCGACTGGAGCGAGGTGAAGCTCGAGGTGCGCCGCGTGCTGCGCCGTTTCTTCAACAAGACCATAGAGAGGCGGCCGGTGATCCTGCCGCTTGTTTTGGAAATGTAA
- a CDS encoding lysophospholipid acyltransferase family protein — MLRARIYLLFFVPYTLLCSLAAVIGGLFDASGRVGHACARVWSLVSLPVAGIKVEVEGLEMVPTEGPVIYMGNHQGNFDILALTRAIPRLFSWVAKEELFRVPVFGAAMRRAGYIPLDRSDGRKALKSMNQAAQRIASGASVVIFPEGTRTKDGALLPFKRGAFMLAVRAGVPIVPFTINGSRAINPRNRIELRPGTIRVSFGAPIEVAGVAEAELLERVRAAIAAKLEVD, encoded by the coding sequence ATGCTGAGAGCTCGTATCTACCTTCTTTTCTTCGTTCCGTACACGTTGTTATGCAGCCTCGCCGCCGTGATCGGCGGTCTGTTCGACGCTTCCGGCCGGGTGGGCCACGCCTGCGCGAGGGTCTGGAGCCTGGTCTCGCTCCCGGTGGCCGGGATCAAGGTCGAAGTGGAGGGGCTGGAAATGGTCCCGACCGAGGGGCCGGTCATCTACATGGGGAACCACCAGGGCAACTTCGACATCCTCGCCCTGACCCGCGCCATACCGCGCCTGTTCTCCTGGGTCGCCAAGGAGGAGCTCTTCCGGGTGCCGGTCTTCGGCGCCGCGATGCGCCGGGCCGGGTACATCCCGCTTGACCGCAGCGACGGCAGAAAGGCGCTGAAGAGCATGAACCAGGCGGCGCAGCGCATCGCCTCCGGTGCGAGCGTGGTCATCTTCCCGGAGGGGACCCGCACGAAGGACGGTGCGCTCCTTCCCTTCAAACGCGGCGCCTTCATGCTGGCGGTGCGCGCCGGGGTTCCCATCGTCCCCTTCACCATCAACGGCAGCAGGGCCATCAACCCTCGCAACCGGATCGAGCTTCGCCCCGGCACCATCAGGGTGAGCTTCGGCGCGCCGATCGAGGTCGCCGGCGTCGCCGAGGCCGAGCTCCTGGAACGGGTGCGCGCGGCGATCGCGGCAAAGCTGGAGGTTGACTAG
- a CDS encoding single-stranded DNA-binding protein, which yields MASLNKVMLIGNLGKDPEVRYTAGGTAVASFSLATTDRIKGKDGNWEDKTEWHNITLWARLAEIAGEYLAKGKTVYIEGRLQTRKWTDKDGKDRYTTEIVGEKMQMLSAKGEGGAPRQGGGRPQQDYNQGGGYEEPVFNPDDEIPF from the coding sequence ATGGCAAGTCTGAACAAGGTGATGCTCATAGGCAACCTGGGCAAGGACCCCGAGGTCCGTTACACCGCCGGCGGCACCGCCGTAGCCTCCTTCTCCCTGGCCACCACCGACCGGATCAAGGGCAAGGACGGCAACTGGGAAGACAAGACCGAATGGCACAACATCACCCTTTGGGCGCGTCTCGCCGAGATCGCCGGCGAATACCTCGCCAAGGGTAAGACCGTATATATCGAGGGGCGCCTGCAGACCCGCAAGTGGACCGACAAGGACGGCAAGGACCGCTACACCACCGAGATCGTGGGTGAGAAGATGCAGATGCTCTCCGCGAAGGGCGAGGGTGGCGCACCGCGCCAGGGCGGCGGCCGTCCCCAGCAGGACTACAACCAGGGTGGCGGTTACGAGGAGCCGGTATTCAACCCGGACGACGAGATCCCGTTCTAA
- a CDS encoding glucan 1,4-alpha-glucosidase encodes MSPSDRYAPGWPGIPARWTSSAKSGVGVSLSDMSHVWFTLSHGIFNEIYYPRIDQACVRDMGLIVTDGADFLSEEKRDAASEVQWLADGVPAFRVVNRCRKGRYRIEKKILTDSKRDTVLQQTRFFAQEGEIANYHLYVLLAPHLGNHGAGNTAWVGEYKGISMLFAERDGNALALACSVPWRKRSVGFVGFSDGWQDLFSHKQMTWDYTRAENGNIAMTAEVDLESGNGGFLLALGFGRNAAEAGNRARAALQDGFDAAQSEYVQGWNRWQELLVPLDTDRASGRPNFYRVSTTVLRVHEASNFPGGIIASLSIPWGFSKGDNDLGGYHLAWPRDLVESAGGLLAAGGHEEVRRVLCYLQATQEADGHWAQNMWLDGTPYWNGIQMDETALPVLLVDLSRREKALAADDVARFWPMVRQAVAYLVRNGPVSPQDRWEEDPGYSPFTVAAEIAALLAAADLAEMQQEQSIATYLRETADVWTASIDRWIYVKGTDWCRKFEVAGYYVRIAPVETGGGVSRFQKGIPIRNVAADQAESPAYHLVSPDALALVRFGLRSADDPRILDTIKLIDALLRVETRQGSAWRRYNGDGYGEHGDGEPFDGTGIGRGWPLLTGERAHYELAAGRDGDARQLKAAMETFAGAEGLFPEQIWDGTDLPERELFLGRPSGSAMPLAWAHAEYVKLLRSLHDGRVFDMPPQTVQRYLVEKTESPFMVWRFNHKIRSLPAGKILRIETLAPAVIHWSDDEWHTVHDDKTRDTGLSVHSVDLATELLPAGKEVKFTIYWPDQDHHEGNDFVVGVESQQQFFC; translated from the coding sequence ATGAGTCCCTCGGATCGTTACGCGCCGGGATGGCCCGGCATCCCCGCACGCTGGACCTCCAGCGCCAAATCGGGTGTGGGTGTGTCCCTGAGCGACATGAGCCATGTTTGGTTCACTCTGAGCCACGGAATTTTCAACGAGATCTATTATCCACGGATAGACCAGGCCTGCGTGCGCGACATGGGGTTGATCGTCACCGACGGAGCGGATTTCCTCTCAGAGGAAAAGCGTGACGCCGCCAGCGAGGTTCAGTGGCTGGCCGACGGCGTGCCGGCCTTTCGTGTAGTGAACAGATGCCGCAAGGGTCGCTACCGTATCGAAAAGAAGATTCTGACCGACTCCAAGCGGGACACGGTGTTGCAGCAAACCCGATTCTTCGCCCAAGAAGGGGAGATTGCGAATTATCACCTGTACGTATTGCTTGCTCCGCACCTGGGCAATCACGGAGCCGGCAATACCGCCTGGGTTGGCGAATATAAAGGCATTTCCATGTTGTTCGCGGAAAGGGACGGGAACGCCCTCGCTTTGGCCTGCTCCGTTCCCTGGCGCAAGCGTTCCGTCGGATTTGTCGGGTTTTCGGATGGATGGCAGGATCTCTTCTCTCACAAACAGATGACCTGGGACTATACGCGGGCCGAGAACGGAAACATCGCCATGACGGCAGAGGTTGACCTGGAATCGGGTAATGGTGGATTTCTGTTAGCCTTGGGGTTCGGGCGCAATGCGGCCGAAGCGGGGAACCGTGCGCGCGCGGCACTTCAGGACGGCTTTGACGCTGCGCAATCGGAGTATGTTCAAGGGTGGAACAGATGGCAGGAGCTGTTGGTGCCACTCGACACGGATCGGGCATCCGGCCGGCCAAACTTTTACCGGGTGAGCACGACCGTCTTGCGTGTCCACGAGGCCTCCAATTTCCCCGGGGGAATAATCGCCAGCCTATCGATCCCGTGGGGGTTCAGCAAGGGGGACAACGATCTCGGCGGTTATCACCTCGCCTGGCCGCGCGACCTGGTGGAGTCGGCGGGGGGGCTTCTGGCTGCCGGGGGGCATGAGGAGGTTCGTCGCGTACTCTGTTATTTGCAGGCGACCCAAGAAGCCGACGGACACTGGGCACAGAACATGTGGTTGGATGGCACTCCCTACTGGAACGGCATCCAGATGGACGAAACAGCCCTGCCGGTCCTGCTCGTTGACCTGAGCCGGCGTGAAAAGGCACTGGCCGCAGACGATGTGGCCCGGTTCTGGCCTATGGTGCGGCAAGCCGTGGCATATCTGGTCCGCAACGGGCCGGTGAGCCCGCAGGACCGCTGGGAGGAAGATCCCGGCTATTCGCCATTCACGGTCGCCGCCGAAATCGCCGCGCTCCTGGCTGCGGCGGATCTGGCCGAAATGCAGCAGGAGCAGTCAATCGCAACGTATCTACGCGAGACTGCAGATGTGTGGACCGCGTCCATCGACCGCTGGATCTACGTGAAAGGTACTGATTGGTGCCGTAAGTTCGAGGTTGCGGGGTATTATGTCCGGATCGCACCGGTCGAGACAGGAGGCGGGGTGTCTCGCTTTCAAAAGGGTATTCCGATAAGAAACGTCGCCGCCGACCAAGCCGAAAGTCCTGCCTACCATCTGGTGAGCCCAGACGCGCTGGCCCTTGTTCGTTTTGGCCTGCGCAGCGCCGACGACCCGCGCATCCTCGATACGATCAAACTCATCGATGCTCTGCTCAGGGTGGAGACGCGACAGGGCTCCGCCTGGCGTCGCTACAACGGCGACGGCTACGGCGAACATGGGGATGGCGAACCGTTTGACGGTACTGGTATAGGCCGGGGGTGGCCTCTGCTGACCGGGGAGCGAGCCCATTATGAACTGGCGGCCGGCCGGGACGGAGACGCACGGCAACTTAAGGCGGCTATGGAAACCTTTGCCGGCGCGGAAGGGCTGTTTCCCGAGCAGATTTGGGACGGAACGGACCTGCCGGAGCGTGAGCTGTTTTTGGGCCGGCCGTCCGGTTCCGCCATGCCGCTTGCATGGGCACACGCCGAGTATGTGAAGTTGCTGCGTTCTCTGCACGATGGACGGGTCTTCGACATGCCACCGCAAACCGTGCAGCGCTACCTGGTGGAGAAAACGGAATCGCCGTTCATGGTGTGGCGTTTCAACCACAAGATCCGCTCCCTGCCAGCCGGCAAGATACTGCGCATCGAGACACTGGCCCCGGCGGTCATTCACTGGAGCGACGATGAATGGCACACGGTGCATGATGATAAAACGCGCGATACCGGGCTTTCGGTCCATAGCGTGGATCTGGCAACGGAATTGCTCCCGGCAGGAAAAGAGGTCAAATTCACCATTTATTGGCCGGACCAGGATCATCACGAAGGCAATGACTTCGTTGTCGGCGTCGAATCCCAGCAGCAGTTTTTTTGCTGA
- a CDS encoding SDR family oxidoreductase, protein MNVRLDGKRAVVTGGNSGIGEAISVGLAEAGALVAINYVAHPEAAHSLVQRIQEQGGLAMAIQADVSDPEAIAKMFESVQVAWGGVDILVNNAGIDGVRALAWETDVAAWQKVIEVNLVGAFYCAREALRRMVPQKSGVILSISSVHEEIAWSGYSAYTASKAAVSMLTKTLAQEAAPHGVRVLAVAPGAIKTPINRAVWSDAGSLQDLVEKIPLKRIGAPEEVARMVVVLASDIASYVTGRTIFVDGGMTDYPDFAHGG, encoded by the coding sequence ATGAACGTGCGGCTTGACGGCAAACGGGCCGTCGTCACTGGCGGCAATTCCGGCATCGGTGAGGCGATTTCAGTGGGCCTCGCCGAAGCGGGCGCTCTAGTGGCAATCAACTATGTCGCCCATCCTGAGGCCGCGCATTCGCTCGTGCAGCGGATTCAGGAGCAAGGCGGCCTTGCCATGGCAATCCAGGCCGACGTATCCGATCCCGAGGCTATCGCGAAAATGTTCGAAAGCGTTCAGGTTGCCTGGGGTGGGGTTGATATCCTGGTCAACAATGCGGGCATCGATGGTGTTCGCGCCTTGGCCTGGGAGACGGATGTCGCCGCCTGGCAAAAAGTGATCGAGGTGAACCTGGTAGGAGCCTTCTATTGCGCCCGAGAAGCCCTGCGGCGGATGGTGCCGCAGAAAAGCGGCGTCATTCTCTCCATCAGCTCGGTGCATGAAGAAATTGCCTGGTCCGGTTACAGCGCCTACACTGCAAGCAAGGCTGCCGTATCCATGCTGACCAAGACCCTGGCCCAGGAAGCTGCGCCGCACGGGGTGCGCGTGCTTGCTGTTGCGCCCGGAGCGATCAAGACACCGATCAACCGCGCCGTCTGGAGCGATGCCGGGAGTTTGCAGGACTTGGTCGAGAAGATCCCGCTGAAGCGAATCGGAGCCCCCGAAGAAGTCGCCCGCATGGTGGTGGTACTCGCCTCTGACATCGCCTCCTATGTGACCGGTCGCACCATCTTCGTGGACGGGGGCATGACCGACTATCCCGACTTCGCCCATGGCGGTTAG
- a CDS encoding universal stress protein: protein MTDIKRILVLNRLSQYTHDALRYGMVLAKRFEAELCILRVISNPVDMEAVNAPGLFLKGEKYRDYRDLQEQYQEDLDRAICGETKGEARVRGVVTDKDPIPEITRMVREERFDLLVILAHEEGRLEHMLFGENDGLIRNLPCSILLVKHEPRQVG from the coding sequence ATGACAGACATCAAACGCATACTGGTCCTTAATCGGCTGTCGCAATACACTCACGATGCTTTGCGTTACGGAATGGTCTTGGCTAAGAGGTTCGAAGCCGAGCTTTGCATCCTGCGCGTCATCTCGAATCCTGTAGATATGGAAGCGGTCAACGCGCCCGGACTCTTCCTGAAGGGGGAAAAGTACAGGGATTACCGCGATTTGCAGGAGCAATATCAGGAGGATCTGGACAGGGCGATTTGCGGCGAAACCAAAGGGGAAGCTCGGGTTCGGGGGGTGGTCACGGACAAGGACCCGATTCCCGAGATCACGAGAATGGTGCGGGAGGAGCGATTTGACCTGCTGGTGATTCTCGCCCACGAGGAGGGACGTCTGGAGCATATGCTGTTCGGTGAGAACGACGGCCTGATCAGGAACCTTCCCTGCTCAATCCTGCTGGTGAAACATGAGCCGAGACAGGTAGGATAG